The proteins below come from a single Pararge aegeria chromosome 23, ilParAegt1.1, whole genome shotgun sequence genomic window:
- the LOC120634149 gene encoding protein ANTAGONIST OF LIKE HETEROCHROMATIN PROTEIN 1-like, whose amino-acid sequence MNFLTKKKIIVAYYIYRKKKIEKKREVRFWIHPILEKREEYGAFHTLVKNQLREDEDKFYNYFRMQKTTFDNLLQKLSQELKHQDTFMRESISPAERLAVTLRYLATGDTFTDLYYSYRIGIKTISCIVREVCHYIWLELYKEYMKMPSKEDWLHIASKFQESSNFPLCLGAVDGKHIRLIKPIDSGSMFLNYKHFFSIVLMAVVDSDYNFIFVDVGAYGKECDSSVFKETPFWKNLTNNGLNLPDATRLPGIDYDLPYVFVADEAFALHYHLLRPFGGHQLDQLKRTFNYRLTRARRFVECAFGILSNKWRIFHRPMNVSIDLAVDIVKTCCVLQNFIHKQENFQFHNASENESTLDSESELIQLPITNAVRGSLAANEVRNRFAQYFVSNEGRLSYQNNYA is encoded by the exons ATGAATTTTCTTacgaaaaaaaagattatagttgcttattacatatataggaaaaagaaaatagaaaaaaaaagggaaGTAAGGTTTTGGATACATCCGATTTTAGAAAAAAGGGAGGAATATGGCGCGTTTCATACACTTGTCAAGAATCAATTGAGAGAAGATGAAGAcaagttttacaattattttagaaTGCAGAAAACTACATTCGACAACTTGCTCCAAAAATTATCCCAGGAACTAAAACATCAAGATACTTTTATGCGAGAGAGTATATCGCCCGCAGAAAGATTGGCTGTAACTCTgag gTATCTAGCAACAGGAGATACCTTTACTGACCTATACTACAGCTATAGAATTGGAATAAAAACCATAAGTTGCATCGTACGTGAAGTATGCCACTACATTTGGTTAGAACTGTATAAAGAATATATGAAAATGCCATCTAAAGAAGACTGGCTACACATTGCAAGCAAATTTCAAGAATCTTCCAACTTCCCGCTGTGCTTAGGAGCGGTCGATGGAAAACACATCAGACTTATTAAGCCAATTGATAGTGGCTcgatgtttttaaattacaaacattttttttctatagttttGATGGCAGTAGTAGATAGCGATTACAACTTTATATTTGTTGACGTTGGCGCCTACGGAAAGGAGTGTGATTCCAGTGTGTTTAAAGAGACCCCATTTtggaaaaatttaacaaacaacGGATTAAATCTACCCGATGCAACACGTTTGCCTGGAATTGACTACGATTTGCCATATGTGTTCGTTGCGGACGAAGCCTTTGCTTtgcattatcacttgcttcgtccATTTGGTGGTCATCAGCTTGATCAATTAAAACGTACATTTAACTACAGACTCACAAGAGCGCGAAGATTTGTTGAATGTGCGTTTGGCATTTTATCCAATaaatggcgaatttttcaccGGCCAATGAATGTGTCCATCGATTTGGCAGTTGATATTGTGAAAACATGTTGtgttttgcaaaattttatacataagcaGGAAAACTTTCAGTTTCACAATGCGAGTGAAAATGAGTCCACCCTTGATTCAGAATCGGAACTAATCCAGTTACCTATCACGAATGCAGTTCGCGGAAGTTTGGCGGCTAATGAAGTTCGCAACAGATTTgcacaatattttgtatctaACGAAGGTCGCCTCTCCTATCAAAACAACTATGCATaa
- the LOC120634150 gene encoding uncharacterized protein LOC120634150, with translation MNINQELLITLIQERPVIWDKTIDDYKNKRLKYDSWKEIFIHFQPTFEDLSGDEKNKFGQMVMKKWTNMKDSWIKYDKKINECKSGSSAKKIRKYMFYDEMMFLKKNVEHRKTDSNMTEHVHDSSLSNENFDSAVPNQSSSGYTERSETQRAKKKRKNELSEVDIRFMKFMDSAERDEKKKSRSMNFFMGIADTVDKFSDENMIDFQFQVISIIKNIQQRQCTQYIPTSRNQWDQGHQGYLSGTASSNAQSSTYGYSTAARSSYGISRPQTSSHDFGHGSGLEPIHYRPESQLSVHSVNAESISADSQVSIEDEFDFSTALE, from the exons atgaacataaatCAAGAATTATTAATTACGTTGATTCAAGAAAGGCCTGTAATATGGGATAAGACCATCgacgattataaaaataagcggCTTAAATATGATTCCtggaaagaaatatttattcatttccaGCCCACATTTGAAGATTTAAGTGGTGATGAGAAAAACAAGTTTG ggcAAATGGTGATGAAGAAGTGGACCAATATGAAAGATAGCTggataaaatatgacaaaaaaattaatgaatgtaaGTCTGGTTCttcagcaaaaaaaataagaaaatatatgttcTATGATGAAATGATgttcctaaaaaaaaatgttgagcaTCGCAAGACCGATTCTAACATGACTGAACATGTTCATGATTCTAGCCTCAGTAATGAAAATTTTGATAGTGCAGTCCCGAATCAATCAAGCTCGGGATACACTGAACGGAGTGAGACGCAAAgggctaaaaaaaaaagaaaaaatgaacTAAGTGAAGTTGACATTAGGTTTATGAAGTTTATGGATTCAGCAGAACGAGATGAGAAAAAGAAAAGCCGTAGTATGAACTTTTTTATGGGAATCGCTGATACAGTTGACAAGTTCAGTGATGAAAATATGATAGACTTTCAGTTTCAagtaatttcaataattaaaaatattcaacaaagaCAGTGTACTCAGTATATACCTACATCAAGAAACCAATGGGATCAAGGCCATCAAGGATATTTAAGTGGTACAGCATCCTCAAATGCGCAATCGTCAACATATGGATATTCTACAGCTGCTAGATCGAGCTATGGAATAAGTCGTCCACAGACGTCTTCTCATGATTTTGGACACGGTTCTGGTTTAGAGCCAATCCACTACCGACCCGAATCACAATTATCTGTACATAGTGTAAATGCGGAAAGTATCTCGGCAGATTCTCAAGTTTCTATTGAAGACGAATTCGATTTTAGTACCGCACTTGAGTAG